The proteins below are encoded in one region of Conger conger chromosome 17, fConCon1.1, whole genome shotgun sequence:
- the LOC133116315 gene encoding gamma-crystallin M3-like: MAVSCPVWSDRNFQGRSYETSGDCADFSPYLSRSHSCRVESGCFMVYDRPNYMGNQYFVRRGEYPDYTRMGMSDCFRSCRMIPMHRGQFRMRIYEREQFGGQMYEMMDDCDSIMDRYRMSDCQSCNVMDGHWLMYEQPHYRGTMMYMRPGEYMSFRDMGMSDCFWSCLMITMHRGQFRMRIYEREQFGGQMYKMMDDCDYIMDRYRMSDCQSCHMMDGHWLMYEQPHYRGRMMYMRPGEYRSFRDMGYSNMRWMSMRRIMDTC, from the exons ATGGCTGTTTCTTGTCCTGTCTGGTCTGACAGGAACTTCCAAGGTCGTTCCTATGAGACCAGCGGTGACTGTGCTGATTTCAGCCCCTACCTGAGCCGCTCTCACTCCTGCAGGGTGGAGAGCGGCTGCTTCATGGTCTACGACCGTCCCAACTACATGGGGAACCAGTACTTTGTGAGGAGGGGAGAGTACCCTGACTATACCCGCATGGGCATGAGCGACTGCTTCAGGTCCTGCCGCATGATCCCCATG CACAGAGGACAGTTCAGGATGAGGATCTACGAGAGAGAGCAGTTTGGAGGTCAGATGTACGAGATGATGGATGACTGTGACTCCATCATGGACCGTTACCGCATGTCTGACTGCCAGTCCTGCAATGTGATGGACGGCCACTGGCTGATGTACGAACAGCCCCACTACAGAGGCACGATGATGTACATGAGGCCTGGGGAGTACATGAGCTTCAGAGATATGGG AATGAGCGACTGCTTCTGGTCCTGCCTCATGATCACCATG CACAGAGGACAGTTCAGGATGAGGATCTACGAGAGGGAGCAGTTTGGAGGTCAGATGTACAAGATGATGGATGACTGTGACTACATCATGGACCGTTACCGCATGTCTGACTGCCAGTCCTGCCACATGATGGACGGCCACTGGCTGATGTACGAACAGCCCCACTACAGAGGCAGGATGATGTACATGAGGCCTGGGGAGTACAGGAGCTTCAGAGATATGGGATACAGCAACATGAGATGGATGTCCATGAGGCGCATCATGGATACCTGTTAA
- the LOC133116979 gene encoding gamma-crystallin M3-like — translation MLYQITFYEDRNFGGRSYDCSSDCADFSPYLSRCNSCRVESGCFMVYDRPNYMGNQYFMRRGEYPDYSRMGMFENIRSCRMIPMHRGQFRMRIYEREQFGGQMNEMMDDCDSIMDRYRMSDCQSCNVMDGHWLMYEQPHYRGRMMYMRPGEYRSFRDMGYSNMRWMSMRRIMDSC, via the exons ATGTTGTACCAGATCACCTTCTACGAGGACAGGAACTTTGGCGGTCGCTCCTATGACTGTTCGAGCGACTGTGCTGATTTCAGCCCCTACCTGAGCCGCTGCAACTCCTGCAGGGTGGAGAGCGGCTGCTTCATGGTCTACGACCGTCCCAACTACATGGGGAACCAGTACTTCATGAGGAGGGGAGAGTACCCCGACTACTCCCGTATGGGCATGTTCGAGAACATCCGCTCCTGCAGAATGATCCCCATG CACAGAGGACAGTTCAGGATGAGGATCTACGAGAGGGAGCAGTTTGGAGGTCAGATGAACGAGATGATGGATGACTGTGACTCCATCATGGACCGTTACCGCATGTCCGACTGCCAGTCCTGCAATGTGATGGACGGCCACTGGCTGATGTACGAGCAGCCCCACTACAGAGGCAGGATGATGTACATGAGGCCTGGGGAGTACAGGAGCTTCAGAGATATGGGATACAGCAACATGAGATGGATGTCCATGAGGCGCATCATGGATTCATGCTAA
- the LOC133116976 gene encoding gamma-crystallin M3-like, with the protein MLYQITFYEDRNFGGRSYDCSSDCADFSPYLSRCNSCRVESGCFMVYDRPNYMGNQYFMRRGEYPDYSRMGMFENIRSCRMIPMHRGQFRMRIYEREQFGGQMNEMMDDCDSIMDRYRMSDCQSCNVMDGHWLMYEQPHYRGRMMYMRPGEYRSFRDMGYSNMRWMSMRRIMDSC; encoded by the exons ATGTTGTACCAGATCACCTTCTACGAGGACAGGAACTTTGGCGGTCGCTCCTATGACTGTTCGAGCGACTGTGCTGATTTCAGCCCCTACCTGAGCCGCTGCAACTCCTGCAGGGTGGAGAGCGGCTGCTTCATGGTCTACGACCGTCCCAACTACATGGGGAACCAGTACTTCATGAGGAGGGGAGAGTACCCCGACTACTCCCGTATGGGCATGTTCGAGAACATCCGCTCCTGCAGAATGATCCCCATG CACAGAGGACAGTTCAGGATGAGGATCTACGAGAGGGAGCAGTTTGGAGGTCAGATGAACGAGATGATGGATGACTGTGACTCCATCATGGACCGTTACCGCATGTCTGACTGCCAGTCCTGCAATGTGATGGACGGCCACTGGCTGATGTACGAACAGCCCCACTACAGAGGCAGGATGATGTACATGAGGCCTGGGGAGTACAGGAGCTTCAGAGATATGGGATACAGCAACATGAGATGGATGTCCATGAGGCGCATCATGGACTCATGCTAA